A part of Miscanthus floridulus cultivar M001 chromosome 6, ASM1932011v1, whole genome shotgun sequence genomic DNA contains:
- the LOC136457247 gene encoding 2,3-bisphosphoglycerate-independent phosphoglycerate mutase-like has translation MASSGFSWTLPDHPKLPKGKPVAVVVLDGWGEANPDQYNCIHVAQTPVMDSLKNGAPEKWTLVKAHGTAVGLPSDDDMGNSEVGHNALGAGRIFAQGAKLVDSALASGKIYNGDGFNYIKESFESGTLHLIGLLSDGGVHSRLDQLQLLLKGASERGAKKIRVHILTDGRDVLDGSSVGFVETLENDLSELRGKGIDAQIASGGGRMYVTMDRYENDWDVVKRGWDAQVLGEAPYKFKSALEAVKTLRALPNANDQYLPPFVIVNDSGNAVGPVLDGDAVVTINFRADRMVMLAKALEYPDFDKFDRVRVPKIRYAGMLQYDGELKLPSRYLVSPPEIERTSGEYLVKNGIRTFACSETVKFGHVTFFWNGNRSGYFDETKEEYVEVPSDSGITFNVAPKMKALEIAEKARDALLSGKFDQVRVNLPNGDMVGHTGDIEATVVACKAADEAVKIILDAVEQVGGIYLVTADHGNAEDMVKRNKAGKPLLDKNGGIQILTSHTLQPVPVAIGGPGLHPGVKFRNDIEIPGLANVAATVMNLHGFQAPADYEQTLIEVADN, from the exons ATGGCGAGCTCTGGGTTCTCGTGGACGCTGCCGGACCACCCTAAGCTCCCCAAGGGGAAGCCGGTGGCTGTCGTCGTGCTGGACGGATGGGGCGAGGCCAACCCCGACCAGTACAACTGCATCCATGTCGCTCAGACTCCTGTCATGGACTCGCTAAAGAAT GGTGCTCCTGAGAAATGGACACTAGTGAAGGCACATGGAACAGCTGTGGGTCTCCCATCTGATGATGACATGGGCAACAGCGAAGTTGGTCACAATGCACTTGGTGCTGGTCGGATTTTTGCCCAAGG TGCTAAGCTTGTTGATAGTGCTCTTGCCTCCGGAAAGATTTATAATGGAGATGGATTCAACTACATCAAAGAATCTTTTGAAAGTGGTACTCTTCACCTTATTGGGTTGTTGAGTGATGGTGGTGTCCACTCTCGTCTTGACCAACTGCAG TTACTTCTGAAAGGTGCCAGTGAGAGGGGAGCAAAAAAAATCCGTGTGCACATCCTTACCGATGGGCGTGATGTTTTGGATGGCAGCAGTGTTGGTTTCGTGGAGACCCTAGAGAATGATCTTTCGGAGCTTCGAGGGAAGGGTATTGATGCACAAATTGCATCTGGTGGTGGAAGGATGTATGTTACCATGGACCGTTATGAG AATGACTGGGATGTGGTTAAACGTGGCTGGGATGCCCAGGTGCTTGGAGAAGCACCCTACAAATTCAAAAGTGCACTTGAGGCTGTGAAAACACTGAGAGCACTGCCCAATGCTAATGATCAGTACTTGCCCCCATTTGTGATTGTTAATGACAGTGGCAATGCTGTTGGGCCTGTATTAGATGGTGATGCAGTTGTCACTATCAACTTCCGGGCCGATCGCATGGTTATGCTTGCGAAAGCACTAGAGTATCCAGATTTTGACAAATTCGACCGTGTTCGTGTCCCCAAAATTCGATATGCTGGGATGCTTCAGTATGATGGTGAGTTGAAGCTTCCAAGCCGTTACCTTGTTTCCCCACCAGAGATAGAGAGAACATCTGGGGAGTACTTGGTGAAGAATGGCATCCGCACTTTTGCTTGCAG TGAGACGGTGAAATTCGGCCATGTCACATTTTTCTGGAACGGGAACCGTTCAGGATACTTTGATGAAACTAAGGAAGAGTATGTAGAAGTTCCTAGTGACAGTGGTATTACATTCAATGTTGCACCCAAGATGAAGGCGCTTGAAATTGCCGAGAAAGCCAGGGACGCTCTCCTAAGTGGAAAGTTTGACCAG GTACGTGTCAACCTTCCAAATGGTGACATGGTTGGTCACACTGGTGATATTGAGGCCACCGTTGTTGCTTGCAAGGCAGCTGATGAAGCTGTTAAG ATTATTTTGGATGCTGTCGAGCAAGTTGGTGGTATTTACCTTGTTACTGCCGATCATGGCAATGCAGAGGATATGGTGAAAAGGAACAAAGCTGGCAAGCCGTTGCTCGACAAGAATGGCGGTATCCAGATTCTAACCTCGCATACCCTTCAGCCG GTCCCGGTTGCCATTGGAGGCCCTGGTCTTCACCCCGGAGTGAAATTCCGGAATGACATTGAAATCCCTGGGCTCGCCAACGTAGCCGCAACTGTGATGAACCTCCATGGATTTCAGGCCCCTGCTGACTACGAGCAAACCCTGAttgaagttgctgacaactaa